ATACATTAACAGTTATGTTTAAAAATGTTATAAAAGAATTTCCACAGGAATATTTATTTTCAAAATATGGTGATGTGTTTATATGGTCAATGCTGGGAGAATATGGTAAAGGAAAATATTTACCGCAAATCAAACCATCGGCATATCGGGTGCATCAAGGAGGGCTTTATTCTATGATATCCAAAGAGAAAAAGATTGATATGGCTTTTCATACATATTTTGCGCTGTTTATTTATCATAATAGTAAAAACAATAAAGTTATTGCAAATCACTATAAAATGGAAATATTATGGCTCTTTCTAAAAAACGATTTAAAATCGTTTCTATTTTTTATTTTTAAAAAGATTAAGAATAGACTCCAAAGAGAGATAAAATAATGCGCTTTTATATTCATAAAATTATTACAAAATTGATGAGGTTATTTTTAGCTTTTGTTAATTTATCTTGTAAAAGAAAAAGTTGTTATATATGCAGTAAAAAATTTTATAGATTTTTTCCTTATCGCGGCGGAAGTAAATTTTTAACAAAATATGAAAAATTATTGGATTTAATCGGAAGCGATATTGATAATTTTAGTTGTATGTATTGTGGTAGTAACGATAGAGAAAGACATCTGCATATGTATTTTGATAAATTAAATATTTGGGATAAAATGAAAAATGGGGTAATATTACATTTTGCGCCTGAAAAAACTCTAGAAAAAAAAATACTTAGTCTAAATCCGGCAATCTATATTAAAGCCGATTTGTTTCCTCAAGACAAAACGACAAAAAAAATGGATGCAACCAATATAGAATTAACGGACAACAGTGTTGATATTATAGTCGCTAACCATATATTAGAACATATTTTGGAGTATAAAAAAGCTCTTAATGAATTTTATAGAGTTCTAAAAACAGATGGAATTGCAATACTTCAAACACCTTTTTCTCGTTTATTAAGTAAAAATTTTGAAGATAGTTCAATCAATACCGACAAATTAAGAAAATTTTTTTATGGGCAAGAAGATCATGTTAGAATTTTTTCTGAAAAAGAGCTATTAAATGAAATCTCAAAAGCCGGTTTTGAATTAAAAATTGTAGAACATAAAGAGTTGTTTTCTAAACAAGATGCATATTATTTTGGAGTCAATCAAAATGAGTATTTAATTATGGGGATTAAAAAAGTGAAATTAGATAAATTTTCAATAAGTTAGTTAAATAATGACTTACATACTTATTTTAAATTTTAACGGTGCCTATGATACTATTGAGTGTTTACAAAGTGTTTTTAGAATGCATAACAGAGCTTTTCATGCCATATTGATTGATAATAATTCTACTGATTCTTCCGTAGATACTCTTGAAAATTGGCTTTATGTAAACGAAACACCTTTTAACAAAATCAGATATTTAAGTCAAAAAAACTCTTTTTCTACCCCAGTTTTACAAAAAAAGGCTCTCATGACTTTTATATACTCTGATGAAAATAACGGTTATGCAAGCGGGAATAATATAGGGTTAAAGTATGTTATGCAAAATGCTTCATCGACTGATTTTATATGGATACTTAATAACGATACGATAGTGTATACCGAGACCTTATATGAATTGACAAAAAGTTGGAATAGTTTACAAAAACAAAATATTGCACTCTTAGGAGCGAAAGTTCTTGAGTATACATATCCGCATAATATACAGAGCGTAGGCATTCAGACTGGTTTAATGTTGAAAGAAGAGAAGCTTTTTTATGCTTGCCATAGCAGTTCCTTATCATATGATATTGAAGTTGATTCTATATGCGGATGTTCTATTTTTCTAAGTTTAGAGACTTTAAAAGAGATTGGATTGATGCCTGAAGAGTATTTTTTATATTATGAAGAAACCGACTGGATGAGAGCTATTAAGCTCAAAGGTTTTAAGATTTTTACTTCGGGAAATTCAATCGTTCTTCATAAGCATGCAAAATCAACGGGTGGTTATTTATCACCGATGGTGCTATACTACATGACAAGAAATAGAGTATTGTTTAATAAAAAATATTTAACGGATAAAAAATTTTTACTCTTTTGCATCTTTTTTTCTTTGTATACTTTAATTAAGGCTGTGATCTATTTTTTTAGGAGCAAAACTTTGTCTCATTCAATTTTATCCGGAATGATAGACGGTTTTAAGGGAATTAGCGGCAAAACATATCAAAGAAGATGATAAAAAAATGAAATTTTCAGTTATTATCCCTATTTACAACTCTCAAGCCACGATAGCAAGAGCTTTGGATTCTGTAATAAATCAAACTTACAAAGATTTTGAGATTATTTTAGTAGACGATGGAAGTTCTGATAACACAAATCAAGTCATTAAAATGTTTTTTAAAAATAAAGATATAGCAC
The genomic region above belongs to Sulfurimonas sp. and contains:
- a CDS encoding glycosyltransferase family 2 protein; amino-acid sequence: MTYILILNFNGAYDTIECLQSVFRMHNRAFHAILIDNNSTDSSVDTLENWLYVNETPFNKIRYLSQKNSFSTPVLQKKALMTFIYSDENNGYASGNNIGLKYVMQNASSTDFIWILNNDTIVYTETLYELTKSWNSLQKQNIALLGAKVLEYTYPHNIQSVGIQTGLMLKEEKLFYACHSSSLSYDIEVDSICGCSIFLSLETLKEIGLMPEEYFLYYEETDWMRAIKLKGFKIFTSGNSIVLHKHAKSTGGYLSPMVLYYMTRNRVLFNKKYLTDKKFLLFCIFFSLYTLIKAVIYFFRSKTLSHSILSGMIDGFKGISGKTYQRR
- a CDS encoding class I SAM-dependent methyltransferase translates to MRFYIHKIITKLMRLFLAFVNLSCKRKSCYICSKKFYRFFPYRGGSKFLTKYEKLLDLIGSDIDNFSCMYCGSNDRERHLHMYFDKLNIWDKMKNGVILHFAPEKTLEKKILSLNPAIYIKADLFPQDKTTKKMDATNIELTDNSVDIIVANHILEHILEYKKALNEFYRVLKTDGIAILQTPFSRLLSKNFEDSSINTDKLRKFFYGQEDHVRIFSEKELLNEISKAGFELKIVEHKELFSKQDAYYFGVNQNEYLIMGIKKVKLDKFSIS